GTAAGCCAAAAAAGTGAATGAAGAAGTATTTTTAAACTAAAAGAAAAGTAGAAGGGTATTTTTAGATCAATAGATGGATGGgggatatttttaaaatatttttcttattttcctcaAAACATGCTCCTCTCTATTTCATTAGGAGAGAGGagtatattttaaagaaaataagaacGGAGAAGTACCAAAAATGCAATTCGCCTTAGGAAAATGTGGTAGAATGACCATTTTAAGCAATAAttgtaatttatattatttcaaGTAAAAAACAAATTGACCCAATTAacattttgtcaatttttttcatatttatatcTATCCTCATGGATAAAACTCTCTATTAAATTTTACGTATACAGAATTTATATTACAAAAAATTAGAAAGGAAAGAATAAAAGGTGGGTAAAGCAAAATTTACTGATGGGACGGACCTATAACATGTTGGTTGTCTCACCCAAagtaacaaaatatatatatatatctatttcTTCCACTAGCCTTTATAACACAAGGAGTTGTAGAATTCCTTTCATCATTTGTGTTATTGTAAAAATACTCTTacgaagaaaaagaaagtagaCATAATGCTAAAGAGGCAAGATTCTTTAGCTCGCCGGCCAGAAAATCAACAACATTTTGTGAATAAGTCTATTGGTTGCATGTCAGGCATCATTCAACTAATCTCCAAATATCAAAAAAAGACCAAACGCCTTACCTCTGGCATTAGAAAACAAGGTAAAGCAGCAGTAGTAGTTGGGGAAAATGATGAGCTAAAGGTATCTGCAGCAAGAAGCTTCAAAATGCAACAAGATAAAAAAGATCCACTGGAGGAAATAAGTTGCCCTCCGTCAAGTACAGAGGTAAAGAGAAGGAAGCTTCTAGAAGCATTGGAAAAGTGCAATGACGATTTACAGTCCATCAGGAACATTCTAAACTCCCTTAAAATTAGCGATATTAAAAAGAGCCCCAACGAATTCGCCAAATCTAAACATAATGGTCAGttttcttcttccatttttaCTTGCTCTACAAAATATTTCCCTCTCATTTATTTTTTGGCCATATTTCCATTATTATCTCGCTTTCTAAtccatgaaaatatctttgttttgttaaaaaataatatgtgaACTCGAGTATCTTCATATGATATAATTAAATTTGATCATCaaattcaatattatatattcttttaatatGTAAAATAATCTTCAATGAATTGGATTGAGCACTATAAATTTTCAACGCAAGTTGATTTCTTCCGTATGTTTTAGCTAATTGGTCGATGTGATAGGACAACTATAAAATTAGGAATAAAGTATAAATTTGTTATATGCAAAAGCAAATAACCCTTGAGTGATTGATAATAATAACTACTTTGGGGGATTATTAACGGAATAACATAGAAACTAAAAACAATTGAGATTTACCGCGCCAGGATTGTGATGATAGGGTGCATGgtaagtatttatttattttaaatatcaatTATTAAATGTTTCGAATTTAAAAATTGATCATGAGAATGAAATTACctttaataaaataacaattacTTTTAAAGTGGAGACAATTAATTGCTATCATGTTTAACGTTGTTGTAGATCTTAAAGTGTTAAAGTAATGGAATGAATAATGATATCAGGACAAGCATGGACCATTTCATCATTACTAGTATTACTTTTGGCATTCAAAGGAAGCTTTCACTCCTCTTCAatcagaaaaaagaaaaaaaaagttaaactaacgattattttattattacaatatacattatatatattattgaaaaACTTTGTTCAATTATTTAATTGCATCTTACTTACCAAAAAAATTAACCaaagaaacaaaacaaaaaattgaatcttttgACAACGGTCTCTAGATCGATCCATGGACTCTTTTGTTGAAAGCTTCAAATTGTTTGCCTCCGCATAATAATAAGTATTCCGTttcattttagttgtcatgattTTTTTGGAGGAGTAAAATTATATGAACTTTGACTAACATTTTAAgatatgtttttttattatattgatatgaaaaaaattataacttatagtacttttcgtatagtttttgaatatctaattttttactttataatattgaattaaaataatataatttaacattaaaaattaatcaaattaactttcaaaaaataaaatataacaaatgaATGAAGTAATAATTAGTCATGATTTGgtcaaaaaatgatgaaaaagtgaaaatatgaaaaagacattctacccaaaaatataaaagtaaagCAAATGTGTAATAAACGGTAACGCTTTTCCCACAACTTATAGGTACACTTTCCACTATCTACActcttttttttcatgtttaattatgtttatcAATAACATGATTTGTGGTAAGATGAGATTTGGGGGTATAATAACTACTCTTTGAGACATAGATCGTTGTATCCCGCTACCGACTAGACTAATTAAGGAGCAATGCTATTTGATAAATTTTACTATATCGTATTGTTAGTAGATTAAAAGCAAAGGTGGGGTAGCTAGATATTGGTGAGAAGGACATCAACAGAGTTGGAGACAAGGTGTTCGAACACTAGACCGAGCCTATGGACTGAATAGACCAAGTCTCGGGTCGGGTAGATCGAGTCTTCGGGCCGGCTACACCGAACCTTCAGATCGTGTAGACCGAGCCTATGGGCTGGATAGACTGATCCTACAGATCGGGCAGACCGTACTTATGAGACGGACAGAAAGAATTGAAGATTGAAGAAAAGTTctccaaaacaacaacaacgacaagaATGAAATTGAAGATTGAAGAAAAGTGTTTTCCaatacaacaataataacaagaaaaaaaacaagagcATACAACTTTGAATTAcggaagaataataataattcaaagttgGGGTAGGAATTCAAACTTGTTTAGGATTTGTTATTtgctatttatttaattcatttataGTTAGGATTTGTTTGTCGTAATTTATATAGGAATAAATTTTATAGTCATAGTTTAATTTGATTTCTTACTATTATAAATAGGGATGTTGTTAGGTTATTTTCAATACACAAAAATACATAGAAATATACAGAAAtacattaaaaaatatagataatacagaatagaaagaaatatagaAATATTGAAGTAAGATTCAAGAACTTTTgagtatatataaataaaacatttccattcaaattggtatcagaactTTTACGATCCTGGTAGAGAATCATAGAGTTTCCACTATCGGCGGGCGGTTATGACCCATATATGCCGTCCGTCTGGGCAATGATTATGATGACAAACATCGGACGAATGATATATGCATGAAAACATCATGCTAGAAGGAAGGACTTACAAAAATATTGCAGAGTTAAAGAAGTGCGCACAAACACACAAGaggtaaaaaaaattctctaatTCAAAGTTGGAGTAGGAATTCTAAGTTGTTTAAGATGGATGTCTCTGTTTGAACGGGATGAGCAACTTGTTCCTCTTGATGTCTGCTAGAACTTCCTTCCTCCATAATTGGAATTATTGGTTGAGACCCAGATGATTCAGGATTTTTCTTTGACCATTCCCAAGTACTTTGCTCATCAAAAGTTACATCTCTACTAACAATTATCTTTCCTGTATCTGGATTAAATAACTTGTAATCTTTTGTCTTATGACTATATCcaataaaaatacacttttatGCTTTATCGTTCAATTTCTTTCTCAAAACATCAAGAACATGAGCATAAGCAAGACAACCAAATACTTTTAGATGAGAAATATTTGGTTTCTTACTTGTCCAAGCCTCTTGTggagtttttttaaaattagatcGAGTAGGACAcctatttaaaacataaatggCACAGGCGACAGCTTTTGTCCAATTGGAAATATTTTCAGAATGCATCATTGATCTGACCATATCCATTActgttctattttttctttcagttacaccattttgttgaggagtatATCTAGCAGTCAATTGATGTTTAATGCCAAACTTCTTCAAATAGTCATCACAAACAAGAAATTCAGTTACCCTATCGGATCTTaatattttaacaaaatatCCACTTTACCTCTCCACATAAACTTTAAATCCTTTAAAAACTTCAAATGCATTcgatttatttttcaaaaaatataccCATAAGGACATGCCATAGTGCATTCAAAGTTGGAGTAGGAATTCTAAACTGTTTATGATTTGTTATttgctatttatttaattaagtcCTAGTTAGAATTTATTTATCGTAATTTATATTGAATAGATTTTCTAGTCCTAGTTTAATTTGATTTCTTACTATTATAAATAGGAATGTTGTTAGGTTATTTTAAATACACAAGAATACATAGAAATATATAGACTatacatagaaaaatataaaaaatacagaataaaaaaaatataga
The genomic region above belongs to Solanum dulcamara chromosome 5, daSolDulc1.2, whole genome shotgun sequence and contains:
- the LOC129889332 gene encoding uncharacterized protein LOC129889332 isoform X1, translated to MLKRQDSLARRPENQQHFVNKSIGCMSGIIQLISKYQKKTKRLTSGIRKQGKAAVVVGENDELKVSAARSFKMQQDKKDPLEEISCPPSSTEVKRRKLLEALEKCNDDLQSIRNILNSLKISDIKKSPNEFAKSKHNGHKTQERIKKLEAYEAVDKFTNNAPLFHMKPKSCSKGMIQSVEEVWNECEWGEKREAGRIGLILQDHICRELIEEFLKEMDLLISFRSLPFLAYIRHIHGIII
- the LOC129889332 gene encoding uncharacterized protein LOC129889332 isoform X2, which gives rise to MLKRQDSLARRPENQQHFVNKSIGCMSGIIQLISKYQKKTKRLTSGIRKQGKAAVVVGENDELKVSAARSFKMQQDKKDPLEEISCPPSSTEVKRRKLLEALEKCNDDLQSIRNILNSLKISDIKKSPNEFAKSKHNGHKTQERIKKLEAYEAVDKFTNNAPLFHMKPKSCSKGMIQSVEEVWNECEWGEKREAGRIGLILQDHICRELIEEFLKEMDLLISFRSLPFLACKKRLLF